The DNA window GCATGACGTCCACCATGGGAGTCACGTTGATGTCTGAATTTACCTTCTTGCCCTCATCCCGCGTTGCCATTGCCATAGCAGCAACTCCGTCCTATCGGCTGAAGAAAATCGTTGTGGAGCGACTTGAGATCCCGGAGTTACCGGTGGAGGATTTCAGGCCCCCACCGGGCTCGTATCGATCTCGCGTCGACGCTCCGGACTAGCGCTGCGACTGCTTGATGAAGTAGTCGACGAGTTCCGAGGAGCTGTTGTCCATCTCCACGTCAAAGGATTCAACCTTGTTCGTGAAGTAGTTGAAGGCCATAACGGCAGGGATAGCCACAAGCAGACCGAAAGCGGTCGTAACCAGAGCTTCCGAGATACCGCCAGCGACTGCGCCGATGCCCGAGGTCTTCTGCGTAGCGATCTGCTGGAAGGCGTGCAGAATGCCGACGACGGTGCCGAACAGGCCGATGAACGGTGCGGTGGAACCGATGGTGGCCAGCGAACCCAGACCGCGCTTCAGCTTGGCGTGAACGATGGCTTCCGAACGCTCCAGAGCGCGCTTCGACGATTCGATCTGCTCGTCGGAGATGGCGCCACCGGAACCGTAGGAGCGGAACTCCTGGAGACCAGCGGTGACAACCTCAGCGAGGTGCGACTTCTTCGAACGGTCAGCAACCTTGATTGCCTCGTCCAGACGACCGTCCTTCAGGGCGCCAGCAACCTTGGGAGCGAATTCACGCGACTGGCTCTTGGCAGCCGAGAAGTAAAGGGCGCGGTCGATCATGACGGCCAGCGACCAGATGGACATGATGAAGAGAAGGCCGACCACAACAAGATCGATCCAGCCCATGCTCTTAAGCATGGAGAGAACGGAGAAGCCGCCAGCGGCCGCGCCACCGTCTTCCTGGAAGAACATGCCGAGAGTGGCGGGTACATGAGCGAATGCTGCTGCTGCGTGAGCGAGAATCACGAGATTCAGTCCTCCTGGTTCGTACTGCGTAAAAAGGTTTGGCAGAGCCCTCAGGGGCGCCGCGAATCAAAGATTCCTTCGTAGGACGCAGCCAGCCATTCCGCTGGCTACGTCCGACAGATAATTTATCCGCCGAAGGTGAAGTTTACTGTGATCGTCGTGTCCACTTCCGTGGGCTCGCCGTTCAAGAGATATGGCTTGTACTTCCACTGCTGCACAGCGGAGATGGCGTTGGCGCGTAGCATTTCCGGACCGGAAACCACGGAAAGCTGCTCCACGGTACCCGTCTTCGAAATAATGGCGTGCAGCACAACCGAACCGGAAACGTGGGCCGCCTTAGCGATCGGCGGATAGACCGGCTGCGTCTTCACCAGGATCTGACCCGCCATAACGCCGGAGGAAATCTTGGCAGGACCCGTCGGCTTCGGCGGAGCCTTCACCACCGGGGTGGGAGCAGCACCCAGACCGAGACCGCCCATGATGCCACCAGCGGAACCGGAACCCGATCCCATGCCCGCACCAGCCACACCGGCAACGTTTGCCGGCGGCGGCGGATCTTCATGGGTCATGTCGATCTTCTTCGGAATCTTGGTGGGCGCGGTAAACGCGTCCAGGGCCTGCACAACCTTGGTCACCTTCACCACCTGTGCCGGCGGTGGTGGTGGCGGTGGCGGCGGTGGTGGCGGAGGTGCCGTCAGCATCGCCGTCATGGCGGTCTTCGGCAGCGCTTCCGGGTAGAGGAGCGGGATAAGAATCATCACCAGGACAATGGCCAGGTTGAAGCCTGCCGTTACCCACATCCAACGGCCAGACTTCGACTTCAGCTTGCCGGATGACTCCACCAAAGAATCTTCAAACATATGCAACCCCGATCTACGAGAGGTAAAGCTGCGACTGTAGACACCGCATGTTTCTGTTTTGTTCCCGGTGTCCAAAAACTTTTTTCAGACGCAGACCAAGTCACTACTTCCAAAGAAAACAGTGCGATCTGCCAGCGAGAACTGGATAGTAAACCGCTGGAATTACATCTGGCAAATCCACAGGTCAGGCACTGCTCCAGGAACGGTGCAGCGAATGAATCGCTTCAACACTGCGGTTTCGCTTCCCGCCGCTTCTGCGTTATCGTCGGAGGCATCGTTTCCCAATCCTGCTGAAGTCTTCGGAGTCTTCCATTGATGCACCTCCGTCTCACGATCGCTGCTGTCTTTCTGCTGTGCCTTCCTCTTGTCGCACAAACCGCCAAACCCGGGGCGGGGGTCGATTTCGAGCGGTATGGCAAGCCTTTGACAAAACAGCCCGCCGATCCGCAGATTGCCGCGGCACTGCGCGACGTGTCTCCTGTAGAGATGCGTAAAACGATTGAGGCGCTGGTCAGCTTTCGCAATCGCAACACCGCTGGTGGTGGAGACACCACACTGCCACCACATACCGGCGTAGACGCTGCAGCAGCATGGATTCGCGAACGCTTTGAAGCGATCAGCAAGGACTGCGGAAATTGTCTGGAAATTCATGAGGATGTTTACCTGCAGCCTGCCCAGCCGGGCCCGCGTGCACGCATCCTCAAGCCCACGCCGCTGAAGAGTATTTACGCGGTGATGAAGGGCACCAGCGATCCAGATCGCCGCGTTCTGGTCACAGGTCATTACGACAGCTTCTTCGTCCGCGACATGCAGAACGTGCGTGATGAAGCGCCCGGCGCCAATGACGACGCCAGCGGCACCGCCGTGTCACTGGAATGCGCGCGCGTGCTCACAAAACATCGCTTCCCGGCCACCATCGTCTTCGCTACCGTTACAGGCGAAGAGCAGGGCCTGCTTGGCAGCCGCCATCTTGCGCAAACGGCCAGGAAAGAAGGCTGGAACCTTGAGGCTGTTCTGAACAACGATATTGTGGGAGGCGACACCACGCCCGCCGATCTGGCCAACGAAGACAAGCACCGCGTACGTGTCTTCTCTGAAGGAATCTCGCTAGCGGCAACACCTGAAGAGACACAGAAGATTCTCGCCGCCGGATATGAGAGCGATTCGTCATCGCGTCAGCTTGCGCGCGCCGTTGCAGATGTCGCTCGCACGTACACCGAATCCGCTCCACCGAAAACAACAGATGCGTTGAGACCTACGCTGGTTTTCCGGCTCGATCGTTATGGTCGCGGAGGCGATCACTCCTCCTTCAATCGCGAAGGCTTCACCGGCGTTCGCTTCACGGAGTGGCGCGAGAACTTTGACCACCAGCACCAGACAGTTCGCGTGGAGAACGGCACACAGTTCGGCGACCTGATCCAGTTCGATGACTTTCCTTACATGGCGCGTGTTGCACGGTTGAATGCGGCCGCGCTAGCCACGCTCGCCACCGCACCGCCGATTCCGCAGAACGTACAGTTCAAGGCAGGTGGCCTGAACAACGACACCACCATCACCTGGACCTCTACCGCAGATGCGCACGACGAAGTGCTGTGGCGTGAAACCAACGCACCAGACTGGCAGTTCAGCGCACCCGTGGCTTCCTTCCAACTCATCGCAGACGGCAACACGAAGACCATGACACTGCCCGTATCCAAGGACAACGTCATCCTCGCCATCCGAAGCTGCGATGGGAAAGGTCACTGCAGCCCAGCCGCCGCACCGTTGCCGAAGTAAATAGTTCGCAACTCAATCGGAGGGCACGAATCGGCTAGTGGGATAACAGCTTGGTTAAAGGCGATATCAGTGGCTGGTCCGCAGCCGCAGCGATGCCGTGAAGTCCAGCGTCACGCTGGAGCCTTCCGGTTCACCGTCCCATCCGGGTAGGTCGAAGACTTCATCCGAATGCACATTACGTCCAGTCGACGCCAGAGGTTGGTCATGCTGTGCGGCCAGTGCGCGACGCGCATGGCGGCGCATCGATCCGCGCTGCAGACTGAGCGTAGGCTCGGTTAACAGGAGAAATCCGCGTCCGCAAACGGGGCATTGGACATCAAAGGCGGTCTCTGTAGCAATGCAGGGAATGTGCATTTTTGTGACTCTTTCTGTTTGGTTCACTCGTCCGTGGTGAACCTGTTGCGTGGACGGCGTGGATGTGATCCCGTGAAACAACGTGGGTATCATTCCGGCCGACGAACAGCGTCTGTTATGCCTCAGTGCATCCGGGGTTCTGCAACCCAATCAAAATCCAAACCCTTCAGCGGTGTGTTGCGAGTCTTCGTGCGGACAACCTGCGTCTGCTGGACTGACTCACGAACCACCGCTCATTCTTACGAGATACGGCGATCCCCGTAAAGGAGAAATCCTTGACCGCGAACCGTACCGCGTACATCGCTGCTGAGGTTCGACGGACGACATGCAATCGGCATGATCGTAGTGCTCCGAAAAATTCAGAGACAGCCTGGGAGAAGTGCCAATCGCGGCTGCCTGAGGTTCAGGCTAGGCCTCCCCGCAGTCCATGCCCATGCCCCATCCGGAACGGAGTATCTACAACCTTCGCGCAGGCTCCTGCCACGTTCGCGGAAATATGTGACTGATACCGCGACAGTGTCGTGGAGGCCTTACGCCAGATCACGCCACGGCGGGGATTCAGAGGCAACTCGCAATGAACTTGTCTGTGTGGTGAGGGATCAGCCCTTCAGATTAGGCCCAACCGCCATGACGAAATACTTCGCCGGAACTGTACCGATATTCTTCAGGCCATGCAGTTTCATACTGCTCGCGTACAGAATGTCGCCTGCTTCTGCCGGTTCCCATTTGCCGTCGATCAACCACTCCACTTTGCCTTCGCGCAGGAACAGCCATTCCGAATGCATGTGCTGATGCGGCGGATGCGGCGCCATGCCCGGCAACAACACCGTATTGTGCATCTCCACACCTTCACCTGTGGGCAGCACGCCCTGGCAAACTGCCTGCGATGATCCCGTTTTGCTGTTGTGAATGGGGAGCTCGCGAGCGTTGAAGATGTGATTGTTTGAGAAGGTCTTTGTCCCGGCAGCAATCTTTGCGGGATCGGGCTTGGATTCTGCCTCCGCAGGATGCGCTGCCTGTTGCGCGATACCGGACATCTCGGCAAAGAAAGCAAGGGCGGGCAAGCTTAGGCACAGGTCGCGGCGTGTGGAGTTCATGCGCGAAAGCATACGCTTTGCAGGAGCCGCACGGAAGGGAAGACTCGGACGTTACACCTGCGGTAAGCGGGAGGCCGCAACCCGCATCGATCACGGTGCTCTTCGGTGGCAGTGTTCTCACCCATTGACGCACCTGTCCTACACCAATCGCTCTCTTGCAGCCCGCTGGGTTGCCACGACCCGCAAGCCATTCCGCCGAGATTCCTTCGTATCCGTTGGAGTGGTCCATTCGTGGCCGAAGTATAGCGTTCAAACAGACCCTCCGGAACTGTTGGCAGTATCCTGTTAGCTGTGAGCGACCAGATCAAAGTCACCCTTCCCGATGGCAGCGTGCGCGAAGTTCCGCGCGGCACCACGCCTTACGCCATTGCCCATAGCATCTCTCCGCGCCTTGCCGACGCAGTTGTTGTTGCGAAGATTCGCACGACTACCGGCAGCACTACTGATGGAGCAGAAGAGCAGTCTGACGCAGCCCACGGTGGCGCGCAGACGGAAGAGAGCATGTACAGCGACGTCGCCACGACCGAGCGCATCGTCGATCTCGCGGAGCCTCTGAATGAAGACGTCTCCCTCTGGCTGCTCAAGGAAAACGATCCGGAATCTCTGCGCGTTGTGCGCCACTCTGCCGCACACGTCATGGCAACGGCCATCACCGAGTTGTATCCGGAAGTGAAGCTGGGCCACGGCCCTGCGACCGACAGCGGTTTTTTCTACGACATCCTTCGTGAGCAGCCGTTCACGCCTGAAGACCTTGCCGTCATTGAAGCGAAGATGCACGAAGTCGTGGCGCGCAACGAGCCCTTCCGCCACGAATACATCGC is part of the Terriglobus sp. RCC_193 genome and encodes:
- a CDS encoding M20/M25/M40 family metallo-hydrolase, which codes for MHLRLTIAAVFLLCLPLVAQTAKPGAGVDFERYGKPLTKQPADPQIAAALRDVSPVEMRKTIEALVSFRNRNTAGGGDTTLPPHTGVDAAAAWIRERFEAISKDCGNCLEIHEDVYLQPAQPGPRARILKPTPLKSIYAVMKGTSDPDRRVLVTGHYDSFFVRDMQNVRDEAPGANDDASGTAVSLECARVLTKHRFPATIVFATVTGEEQGLLGSRHLAQTARKEGWNLEAVLNNDIVGGDTTPADLANEDKHRVRVFSEGISLAATPEETQKILAAGYESDSSSRQLARAVADVARTYTESAPPKTTDALRPTLVFRLDRYGRGGDHSSFNREGFTGVRFTEWRENFDHQHQTVRVENGTQFGDLIQFDDFPYMARVARLNAAALATLATAPPIPQNVQFKAGGLNNDTTITWTSTADAHDEVLWRETNAPDWQFSAPVASFQLIADGNTKTMTLPVSKDNVILAIRSCDGKGHCSPAAAPLPK
- a CDS encoding MotA/TolQ/ExbB proton channel family protein, coding for MILAHAAAAFAHVPATLGMFFQEDGGAAAGGFSVLSMLKSMGWIDLVVVGLLFIMSIWSLAVMIDRALYFSAAKSQSREFAPKVAGALKDGRLDEAIKVADRSKKSHLAEVVTAGLQEFRSYGSGGAISDEQIESSKRALERSEAIVHAKLKRGLGSLATIGSTAPFIGLFGTVVGILHAFQQIATQKTSGIGAVAGGISEALVTTAFGLLVAIPAVMAFNYFTNKVESFDVEMDNSSSELVDYFIKQSQR
- a CDS encoding cupin domain-containing protein, which encodes MNSTRRDLCLSLPALAFFAEMSGIAQQAAHPAEAESKPDPAKIAAGTKTFSNNHIFNARELPIHNSKTGSSQAVCQGVLPTGEGVEMHNTVLLPGMAPHPPHQHMHSEWLFLREGKVEWLIDGKWEPAEAGDILYASSMKLHGLKNIGTVPAKYFVMAVGPNLKG
- a CDS encoding energy transducer TonB, with protein sequence MFEDSLVESSGKLKSKSGRWMWVTAGFNLAIVLVMILIPLLYPEALPKTAMTAMLTAPPPPPPPPPPPPPAQVVKVTKVVQALDAFTAPTKIPKKIDMTHEDPPPPANVAGVAGAGMGSGSGSAGGIMGGLGLGAAPTPVVKAPPKPTGPAKISSGVMAGQILVKTQPVYPPIAKAAHVSGSVVLHAIISKTGTVEQLSVVSGPEMLRANAISAVQQWKYKPYLLNGEPTEVDTTITVNFTFGG